Genomic window (Paenibacillus sp. 37):
TGGTGGACAATCGATCAGTATGTAATCATAGTTTTTTTTCACCATGGCGAGTGATTTTTTCAGGCGAACTTCCCGTGATATCGTGGACACCAATTCGATCTCGGCTCCGGCAAGCTGAATCGTTGCAGGTATGATATGAAGGCCTTCAATCTGAGTCTCCACAATCGCTTCTTGAGGAGGAACCTCATTAATAATGACATCATATATACAATTAGCCACATCTGCTTTATTGATTCCGACTCCGCTGGTTGTATTCCCCTGAGGGTCAATATCGACAAGCAATACTCTTTTCCCGAGTGAAGCCAGTCCTGCACCCAAGTTAACAGATGTCGTCGTTTTCCCCACACCGCCCTTTTGATTTGCTACGGCCATAATCTTAGACAATTACTTCACCTCAAATAAAATAGGAGTCTTTTCTGTAGGTTGTGAGATATTGTTAACAAAAAGCAGGCGGCTATCGTCCACACAAACAACAACTACCGTTCCATCAATATACCGACCGTTCTTTATAAATGTCAGACCTAACTTGCTTTATAGACATAAAAAGCGGCCCATTGCCGCCATAAGCTTCAATTATTTGCGTTTTGGAATATGGATAACGATCTCATAATGATCCTCA
Coding sequences:
- a CDS encoding ParA family protein — its product is MSKIMAVANQKGGVGKTTTSVNLGAGLASLGKRVLLVDIDPQGNTTSGVGINKADVANCIYDVIINEVPPQEAIVETQIEGLHIIPATIQLAGAEIELVSTISREVRLKKSLAMVKKNYDYILIDCPPSLGMLTINSLTASDSVIIPIQCEYYALEGLSQLLNTVRLVQKHLNTSLQIEGVLLTMFDARTNLGIQVIEEVKKYFQQKVYQTIIPRNVRLSEAPSHGQSIITYDPRSRGAEVYLELAKEVISYE